One segment of Panulirus ornatus isolate Po-2019 chromosome 33, ASM3632096v1, whole genome shotgun sequence DNA contains the following:
- the LOC139759395 gene encoding uncharacterized protein, producing MGSSSKTYAKSPGHRILDTFTQLTRYQFRRLTQIRKNFRHQHFTLNSFEGENLRAKIFVVSSTTAAENGISGTTAAGGIVSGTTAAGGIVSGTIVAGGIVSGTTAAGGIVSGTTAAGTTAAGSIVSGTTAAGAIVSGTTAAGAIVSGTTAAGSIVPGTTAAGGIVSGTTAAGTTAAGGIVPGTTAASGVVSGTTAAGGIVSGTTAAGGIVSGTTTAAYGIVSGTTAAGGIVSGTTAAGGIVSGTTTAAYGIVSGTTAAGGIVSGTTAAGGIVSGTTAAGGIVSGTTAAGNSFHLTF from the exons TACCAGTTCCGACGGTTAACCCAGATTCGTAAGAACTTTAGACATCAACATTTTACCTTGAACTCCTTTGAGGGGGAGAACTTGAGAGCCAAGATCTTTGTAG TGTCCAGCACTACAGCTGCTGAGAACGGAATATCCGGCACTACAGCTGCTGGCGGCATAGTGTCTGGCACTACAGCTGCTGGCGGCATAGTGTCTGGCACTATAGTTGCTGGCGGCATAGTGTCTGGCACTACAGCTGCTGGTGGCATAGTGTCTGGCACTACAGCTGCTGGTACTACAGCTGCTGGCTCCATAGTGTCTGGCACTACAGCTGCTGGTGCCATAGTGTCTGGCACTACAGCTGCTGGTGCCATAGTGTCTGGCACTACAGCTGCTGGCAGCATAGTGCCTGGCACTACAGCTGCTGGTGGCATAGTGTCTGGCACTACAGCTGCTGGCACTACAGCTGCTGGCGGCATAGTGCCTGGCACTACAGCTGCTAGCGGCGTAGTGTCTGGCACTACAGCTGCTGGCGGCATAGTGTCTGGCACTACAGCTGCTGGCGGCATAGTGTCTGGCACTACCACAGCTGCTTACGGCATAGTGTCTGGCACTACAGCTGCTGGCGGCATAGTGTCTGGCACTACAGCTGCTGGCGGCATAGTGTCTGGCACTACCACAGCTGCTTACGGCATAGTGTCTGGCACTACAGCTGCTGGCGGCATAGTGTCTGGCACTACAGCTGCTGGCGGCATAGTGTCTGGCACTACAGCTGCTGGCGGCATAGTGTCTGGCACTACAGCTGCTGGGAACTCCTTCCATCTGACATTTTAA